The genomic interval CATGATTTGTCCGGTATCTTCATGAGCAAAAGCGTAATCAAAGTATATACATGGTTGATTGTCTGTTTCAGGCAAAAGACTGCAAGGTTCCAGGAGATTTTGGATATCAGTTTTTTGATAGTCTACTTTAAAGTGCTCCAAAAGAATATCCATCCATTTGTTTTCAATATCGCAAACAGTGCATATTCCTTGCTTTTTTGTATTAATCCCGCAGTTTTTGCACACATAATAAGGTCCACTGTTGTCAAAGAGCAAGTAGTCAACAGTCCTGTTGTATTTTTTGCTGTTCAATTGGTATGAGGCTTCTTTGAAATATTTTTCAAAAGAGTAAAGGTTTTGGTCTTCTCTTATTTTGAATTCTTTTAATACATATTCCAGATAAATTTTATTTTCAAACAACTTACTAATGTCCAACTTTATATTTTCAAGAATTTCTTCTGCTTTATCTTTATATACCTGTGGCAAAACTATTGAAAAAGTTCCCCCGCCGCTGAAAATGATATTGAATGGATATAAAGTAAGTTCTCTGGTAATTTGGTATGGTATTATTGTGTTTAATACTGATATGAGGGAAGAACGTGTAAATATTCTTTTTAATGGTTTTTCTATATTTTTATTTATATTGTCAAATATATACTCCTGAATACCGTATATCCTTCCTGTTAAAAGCATGTACGTTTGTTCCTTTCGGTTTCCGAATTGCTCATAATCAAGCAGCCGGCACACCGCAAAGGCTGCGGTTGTAAAGGAATGGTGGTACAGTGATATATCCCTTATATCTTCTTTGCCGGAAGAAGTGACAAAAGAAGTGTATTTCTTAAGCAGAAAATTTAAAGATAAAATAAACTGTTCTTTTGTTGTACTTCTTTTTAATTCGTATTTTACCTCGTCGGTGAATTTATCTAACACATTTCTTGCCAAATTCGGGGTTTTTTCTCTTCCGTCATGTTTCTCCGGAGGATGAAACGGATAAAGTTCCGACGGATAATACACCAGTATGTCCTGAATGACCGCATCATTAAGAAAGGCGCTGTTAACCGCCGAGAGGATGCTTGACAGAGGTTCTGTCTCCACGCTGGGTTCATTTTCACCGGTATATTCCTTTCGTTCCGACGCAGAGTCGCCATCGGAATATCGAAGCATATTTAGATAGATATTTTTCTTTCCGTTTTCAATGTCAATGGGATCATCTTGGCTATCATGATGAAAACGGGCTAGTTTAGCAATGTAATCAACTTCCTTGTCAGAATATATGCAGGAGTTTTCAAAGATTTGTTTTATAAAGCTATATGAATTGTAATGATGGGTTCCGAAGCCTCCGCCTCTTCTAATCAACTTTCCAATATCGTGCAAAAGACCGGCGGCGGCCATTATGTTTTTCATATCGATCCTCAACTTTATTCCCCCTAAGGTCATTAATATTTGTCATCCGTATATTGCAAAAGCAGGGCAAGTTTTTATAAAAATAAGCGAAAGTGCTACCATTGTAAAATTATAGTATAAAATGACTGTAAAAACAAGTGGAAAACCAGTAAATATTTTCATATTCTTTAAAAATGTTGACGCTGTATAAAGTTGTCATATATAATGAGAACAAGTGTACTTCCGTAGATTTTTTAACAATAATATATTTTCTGATAGAGAGGTAGTCAGAGATACAAATGAAAAAACTCACCAGAGATTTTTATAACCGGGATACGCTTGAAGTGGCAGGAGATTTGCTGGGAAAGTATCTTGTCCACGAGATTGGTAGTCAAAAATTAATCGGAAAAATTGTAGAGGTGGAAGCCTATAAAGGGCCTGGGGATAAGGCAGCCCATTCCTATGGCGGGAAGATAACAGAGAGGAATAAGGTGATGTTTGGTCCGCCGGGATACGCTTATGTTTTTAATATTTACGGAATGTACCAGTGTATGAATGTAGTCACCGAACCGGAAGGCAATCCTTGTGCCGTCCTGATAAGGGCAGTAGAACCTGTTGCGGGAGAAGATTTCATGGCCAGGAACAGGTATAACAAGGATTATGAAGCCCTTGATAAAAGATCCAGAATTAATATTTCAAACGGACCGGGGAAACTTTGTATAGCGTTAGGAATTGCAATGAAACACTATGGGCAGGATTTGTGCGGTGATGTACTCTATATCACTGAAAACGATAAAAATGAAGAATTTTACATTGCAACATCACCAAGAATCAATATTGATTATGCAGAAGAAGCTATGCATTTTCCATGGAGGTTTTATATAGAAGGCAATAAGTATGTTTCAAAAAAATAAAAATTTTATTCTTATTGTACGCTCGACTAAAATTTACTTTTAAAGCTGAATATTTATTTGTTTTGTATTAATTGACTTGAATATTAATTCCCATAGATTATCATACTATAAGTGATGCATCTGAATTTTATGTAATCTTAAATGAAAGATTTCACGAGATTGACATAATTTTTAGATCAATAAAAAGGGGAGATGATATGTCTATGAAGCAGCCTTATGAAAAGAATGGAATTATAGTAGACCCTGTAAACGTAAGAAATGGGGATAATTTAAAAATCACTTATGACGGATTATTAGCACAAGCAGGCGCAGCACATGTTTACCTCCATATTGGGGAGGGAGAAAATTTCTTTAACGTACAGGATGTTAAAATGGAAAAAATAGGACCTAATAAATTTGAAGCAACCGTTCATGTTCAGCCGACAGGGGAGACGGTAAATTTCTGTTTTAAGGACTGTGCAAACAATTGGGATAACAACTATGGCAGGAATTACGTTTTAGCAACCCCATATCAACAGCATTAAAAAATAGAAAATTAAGGCTCTGGTAAAAAGTATCTTTACTGGAGCTTTTTATTTATATCTTTATTAATGTATACATAAGGCATTGGAAAATTTTTTAAAATATGATATATTAAATGATGTAATATAGATAGGAATTTGTTTAGAAAGGTACCTGGATCGTTATGAAAACAGAACGCTTACAAAGATATAATTCTTCTAAATATTCCAGATATAAAAATGCCGGAAAAAAGTCAAATACAAAAGCAGTACGCAATATATTCATTATACTTGCTGTTTTTGCAGTTATAAGCCTATACTTTTCGGGTTTTTCTACCGGTAAATTCTTAATGATCTTTTTTTGGGAAGTAGTCGGAATGATTGGCTTGATAGCAGTATTTTTATACATAACCATTCATTCTAAGAAAAAAGAAAGGTGTTCTACTAAGCGCTTGACATTATCAAAAGGAACTAGGGACATAGAACAAAAGGTGCATATCAACAGGCCCAAAATAAAGTCCCGCAAATTAATAAAACTTGATAAAAGGAATTTTAACTGGTCTGACGAGGATATTCAACGTAATACCAAAGAGGATATGAAAACGGCTTATTATCAACCTATTGTTGAGGAAAGAAAATTTATTCCTTACCGTTCGCCTTTTGAACCAATCAATCCTCCGGCGAAGCCAAAAGAAGAACAGGTGGATAGTGAGGTTGGTGAGATTCAAAATGTTGAGGAGAACAAAGTTGCCGGGTCAGAAAACAGTGAAAATCCAACTCAGGTTCCGGAATTGGAAGTTCAGGAAATAACCGTGGATGAAAGCCTGGAGGATAATGGAGATATAAATGATAACAATAGTGGCTTAATGGAGTATGAAGAAACAGAAGATGAGAATATGATCGGGGATGAAACAGAGGAGGATAGTTTTGAGCTATTTGAGCAAGATTCAACAGAAGATTCAAAATGTACTATATTAAAAGTAGAAATACCTAAACAAGTAAAAACAGATAACAAGCCGTTTCACAAAATGAAACCAAAAATTCGGGCAATTACTGTAAGAAAAAAAGCAGGACCTGAAAATGAAGACGTTTACCCTCCTGTGGAACTGCTGAATGCAAATCATACAAAAATAGACCGGGATTTTATGAGGGGAAAAATTGAATCTAATGCAAAAAAATTAGTAGAGACATTAGCCAGTTTTGGTGTAGGGGTTAAGGTGATTAATATCAGCCAGGGGCCATCGGTAACACGCTATGAGCTTCAGCCCAATGCAGGAGTAAAAGTTAGCAAAATTGTAAATCTGTCGGATGATATAGCATTAAGTCTTGCAGCAAAAGGAGTAAGGATAGAAGCTCCTATTCCGGGAAAAGCGGCGATAGGGATTGAAGTTCCTAATGAAGAAGTTGTTCCTGTATTTTTACGGGAAGTAATAGAGTCAAAGGAATTTCGCAATCATCCGTCCAAGCTTGCTTTTGCTGTAGGAAAAGATATTGCCGGCAATAATATGGTGGCCGATATAGCAAGAATGCCCCATCTTCTTATTGCAGGGGCTACGGGGTCAGGAAAAAGCGTATGTATTAATACTTTGATTGCAAGTATACTTTATAAGGCAAAACCTTCAGAAGTAAGATTGATTATGGTAGACCCAAAAGTGGTAGAATTGGGAATTTACAATGGTATACCGCATCTTCTTATTCCGGTGGTAACCGACCCTAAAAAAGCAGCAGGGGCCTTAAATTGGGCAGTACAGGAAATGACCAACCGTTATAAGCTGTTTGCCGATAACAACGTAAGGGATTTGAAAGGCTACAATGCGCTGTTAAAGGAGAAGGGAGAGGAAGATATAATCCCGCAAATCGTCATTATCATAGATGAATTGGCCGATTTGATGATGGTAGCTCCAAATGAGGTAGAGGATTCCATCTGCCGGTTGGCCCAGATGGCGAGAGCTGCGGGAATGCACCTTGTGATAGCTACCCAGAGACCTTCGGTGGATGTTATAACCGGCTTGATAAAGGCCAATATCCCGTCCCGGATATCCTTTGCAGTATCCTCCCAGGTTGATTCCCGTACTATTCTGGATATGGCCGGTGCAGAAAAACTTCTTGGGAAAGGGGATATGCTGTTTAACCCCATGGGAGAACCTAAACCAATCAGGGTACAGGGGGCATTTGTATCTGATAAGGAAGTAGAAGCTATTGTATCGCATATTAAATCTAATGTTGCTGCCAATTATGACGAGGATATTTTAGAAACAATAAACAGTCAGACCGAGTCATCAAAATCCGATTCTGAGAATGAAGATGAATTACTGCCTCAGGCTATAGAAATGTCCATAGAACATGGACAGGCTTCAGCATCTTTGCTGCAGCGGAAATTTAAAATTGGCTATTCAAGAGCGGCAAGGATCCTTGATCAAATGGAAGCACGAGGGATAGTGAGCGGCTATGAAGGAAGCAAACCAAGGCAGGTGCTTATCACAAAGGCCGAATGGGACGAAATGAATATATAAAATATATTAAAGATTTTATATAAAAGCATGTAAGAAGGGCTGCGACTTGGGGACGGTTCGTCTGTCGAATGGGCTTTTCATGCGACTGAGGAACTGTCCCCATGTCGAAGCCCTGACCAGTCATGTAAAATATTTAGTGTATTCCATATAAATATTTTTGCATAATTAACATATTTTGGAGGTGTTTTGGTGAACAGAAATACAGAGATATTATCAAAAATAATCGATAATGTTGAAAAGGTAATTGTCGGCAAACGTCGTTCTATAGAACTTATGGTAATTTCTTTAATTTGCGGAGGACATGTTTTAATCGAGGATGTACCGGGGGTAGGAAAAACAACAATGGTTTCATCCCTTGCAAGATCATTAAACCTGGATTTCAAAAGAATACAATTTACCCCGGATATCTTGCCCACAGATATTACCGGATTGACCATCTACGACCCAAAGACAGGAGAGTTCCGTTTTCATCCCGGTGCAGTGATGACAAACATTCTTCTGGCTGATGAGATTAACAGGACATCACCTAAAACCCAATCCAGCTTACTGGAGGTAATGGAAGAAAAGCAGGTTACGGTGGATGGAAATACTTATAAGCTCTCTTTACCGTTTATGGTACTGGCAACCCAAAATCCCATTGAATATGTTGGAACCTTCCCTTTGCCGGAAGCTCAACTGGACAGATTTTTTATGAAAATTAAAATCGGTTATCCTACTTTTCAAGAGGAAATGGGGATTCTAAGCCGTTTCCGCAGCAATAATCCGTTAGATCAGCTAAATTCTGTTGCGGATGCTGATTCAATTATTTCCATTCAGCAGCAGGTAAAGGACATTCATGTGGATGAATCAATTCATCAATATATTATTCATATCGTGAGATCTACACGAAATCACAACGATGTTGCTTTAGGCGTAAGTCCAAGAGGATCCCTGGCCCTTTTGCACGCTTCCCAGGCGTGGGCATTATACCAGGGCAGAGATTATGTGATACCCGATGATGTTAAACTTATGGTTTTACCTGTCCTGGCACACAGGATGATCCTTAAACCCGAAGCAAGCCTGAAGGATATCGATTCAATCACTGTGCTTGAGTCAATACTAAATGCAACAAAAGTCCCGATAATGGATTGAGACAAAGGTGAAAATTGGAGGTTGTAATGGTCAAGAGAAATCTAATATATTTTATTATATTCGCTGCCTTCTTCCTTTCAGCCTTATACAGCGGAGAGCAGGTTCTTTACATGATATCCTATGCCATGTTATTTTTACCGCTGGTATCTCTGTTATTGCTCATCATAACCGTTCTTAGATATAAATATGTGGAACAGATTGAAAAGAGACAGGCTGTGAGGGGAGAAGTGTTAAACTACTCACTGGATGTATATAATGAAGATGTTTTTTTATATCCATATATTAAAACAAATTTTTATGCCGGCAACTTTCTTACAAACAATCTGTTTAATCATGACAGAGGGGACGGTTCTTATTGATAGATTACTTGAACAGAGCTAGGGAAATTAGAAGTTATGTCTGTTCTGGATATATTTTAGGATAACAGGTATTAATAAAACTGCTGTTAGCAAATCTTAACAATGAGAACCGTCCCTATTGCCTTTAACTATTGCCTTATTCTGAAACAAAAGTTTTGCAGAAATTTTCACAATAAAGAATGGTATTATGTTCTTATTGAAATAGAAAGTAAAGCTAATACTAACAGTACGACGAATGTGATAGAAAGCATAGAACAATATATCGGATCAAGAGAAGATGTATTTTTTTTTAGTGTTAACGTAAGCTCGAATGGTGTTGTTTTAGGGATAGAAAAAAGTACTAATGCTAAGAGTGAAATCTATAACTTTGCATATGGCATATATCACACCATTAAAAGCCTTTACAATTCAGACATCAATATGAGTATTAGTCATGGAGTATCTAGTATACTGCAAATTAAAGATGCTTATACAGCAGCTTTAGAAGCAATGAAATTCAAAGTATTTATGAATAGTTCCGGTCCCATTATTTATGAACACGTTAAAGATAGATCTATTAATTTTGAATTTGAAAAAGTTCAGCTTGTTGAAAAATTATTTGAAGCATTAGCCAATGCCGATGAAAAGAAAGCTAATGAAGTTATCAGAACTGTTAAAGAAGAATTTTGCCATAAGCAAATTTCACCCGATATATTGAAAATGCTTATTATAAATGTAGTTTATAAAAGCATACATTTAATTGAGGAGACCGACAGAGATTATTCAAAGCTTTTAAGCATGTGTGATATAAAAAGAATATCACAAAAATATCTAACTATAGAAGAAATGATAAAGATTCTAAAGAATTATTGTATGTATATCGTTCAATATGTATCTGAATTAAGGAATAACAAATCAAAAGGAATTTTATATGAAATAGAACTTTATATAAAAAGTCATTTTTGTGAGAGCATTACTATTAAGGAGATCGCAGAACACTTTTAT from Petroclostridium xylanilyticum carries:
- the cas10 gene encoding type III-A CRISPR-associated protein Cas10/Csm1, which encodes MRIDMKNIMAAAGLLHDIGKLIRRGGGFGTHHYNSYSFIKQIFENSCIYSDKEVDYIAKLARFHHDSQDDPIDIENGKKNIYLNMLRYSDGDSASERKEYTGENEPSVETEPLSSILSAVNSAFLNDAVIQDILVYYPSELYPFHPPEKHDGREKTPNLARNVLDKFTDEVKYELKRSTTKEQFILSLNFLLKKYTSFVTSSGKEDIRDISLYHHSFTTAAFAVCRLLDYEQFGNRKEQTYMLLTGRIYGIQEYIFDNINKNIEKPLKRIFTRSSLISVLNTIIPYQITRELTLYPFNIIFSGGGTFSIVLPQVYKDKAEEILENIKLDISKLFENKIYLEYVLKEFKIREDQNLYSFEKYFKEASYQLNSKKYNRTVDYLLFDNSGPYYVCKNCGINTKKQGICTVCDIENKWMDILLEHFKVDYQKTDIQNLLEPCSLLPETDNQPCIYFDYAFAHEDTGQIMDIKQTGKTRIKKTEDMCKNCYDRDSCDTKGYEGDISLNCLAGLSKNDPMMATAKLDVDDLGFLLYEVYPFEKFDKMYPFSISRLSYISDTLDSFFTTYLKKLIETLYGNSVLILYSGGDDILLTGKWEDVIKAVIQIERDFGKFIARSDNQREITLSASIVFHRSNRPFNAVMNKVTENMDIVKKHKDGVIISDCVLTYQNLNSALIKSNELANRVDNHDISRKLLFDMLKLINMTNQERKSAIAVAKKAALFNYYMERNVISKEDLSTEKKEHIRSSLYDLVNVGADSLDFSRLVLELAIRKTKVRSEENE
- a CDS encoding DNA-3-methyladenine glycosylase; protein product: MKKLTRDFYNRDTLEVAGDLLGKYLVHEIGSQKLIGKIVEVEAYKGPGDKAAHSYGGKITERNKVMFGPPGYAYVFNIYGMYQCMNVVTEPEGNPCAVLIRAVEPVAGEDFMARNRYNKDYEALDKRSRINISNGPGKLCIALGIAMKHYGQDLCGDVLYITENDKNEEFYIATSPRINIDYAEEAMHFPWRFYIEGNKYVSKK
- a CDS encoding carbohydrate-binding protein, whose translation is MSMKQPYEKNGIIVDPVNVRNGDNLKITYDGLLAQAGAAHVYLHIGEGENFFNVQDVKMEKIGPNKFEATVHVQPTGETVNFCFKDCANNWDNNYGRNYVLATPYQQH
- a CDS encoding DNA translocase FtsK, which encodes MKTERLQRYNSSKYSRYKNAGKKSNTKAVRNIFIILAVFAVISLYFSGFSTGKFLMIFFWEVVGMIGLIAVFLYITIHSKKKERCSTKRLTLSKGTRDIEQKVHINRPKIKSRKLIKLDKRNFNWSDEDIQRNTKEDMKTAYYQPIVEERKFIPYRSPFEPINPPAKPKEEQVDSEVGEIQNVEENKVAGSENSENPTQVPELEVQEITVDESLEDNGDINDNNSGLMEYEETEDENMIGDETEEDSFELFEQDSTEDSKCTILKVEIPKQVKTDNKPFHKMKPKIRAITVRKKAGPENEDVYPPVELLNANHTKIDRDFMRGKIESNAKKLVETLASFGVGVKVINISQGPSVTRYELQPNAGVKVSKIVNLSDDIALSLAAKGVRIEAPIPGKAAIGIEVPNEEVVPVFLREVIESKEFRNHPSKLAFAVGKDIAGNNMVADIARMPHLLIAGATGSGKSVCINTLIASILYKAKPSEVRLIMVDPKVVELGIYNGIPHLLIPVVTDPKKAAGALNWAVQEMTNRYKLFADNNVRDLKGYNALLKEKGEEDIIPQIVIIIDELADLMMVAPNEVEDSICRLAQMARAAGMHLVIATQRPSVDVITGLIKANIPSRISFAVSSQVDSRTILDMAGAEKLLGKGDMLFNPMGEPKPIRVQGAFVSDKEVEAIVSHIKSNVAANYDEDILETINSQTESSKSDSENEDELLPQAIEMSIEHGQASASLLQRKFKIGYSRAARILDQMEARGIVSGYEGSKPRQVLITKAEWDEMNI
- a CDS encoding AAA family ATPase; its protein translation is MNRNTEILSKIIDNVEKVIVGKRRSIELMVISLICGGHVLIEDVPGVGKTTMVSSLARSLNLDFKRIQFTPDILPTDITGLTIYDPKTGEFRFHPGAVMTNILLADEINRTSPKTQSSLLEVMEEKQVTVDGNTYKLSLPFMVLATQNPIEYVGTFPLPEAQLDRFFMKIKIGYPTFQEEMGILSRFRSNNPLDQLNSVADADSIISIQQQVKDIHVDESIHQYIIHIVRSTRNHNDVALGVSPRGSLALLHASQAWALYQGRDYVIPDDVKLMVLPVLAHRMILKPEASLKDIDSITVLESILNATKVPIMD
- a CDS encoding helix-turn-helix transcriptional regulator, producing the protein MRTVPIAFNYCLILKQKFCRNFHNKEWYYVLIEIESKANTNSTTNVIESIEQYIGSREDVFFFSVNVSSNGVVLGIEKSTNAKSEIYNFAYGIYHTIKSLYNSDINMSISHGVSSILQIKDAYTAALEAMKFKVFMNSSGPIIYEHVKDRSINFEFEKVQLVEKLFEALANADEKKANEVIRTVKEEFCHKQISPDILKMLIINVVYKSIHLIEETDRDYSKLLSMCDIKRISQKYLTIEEMIKILKNYCMYIVQYVSELRNNKSKGILYEIELYIKSHFCESITIKEIAEHFYINSVYLGQIFAKTYGMGINEYLHKLRIEEAKHLLEQTDMKLNEIANKVGYLNYSRFVKKFEQYARMKPFEYKMKFTKDKKI